The Thunnus thynnus chromosome 19, fThuThy2.1, whole genome shotgun sequence genome contains the following window.
TGATTGTCAGACTGAACAtggggttatggttaggattGGAAGTGTGCCTGCATTGTGTGGGGTTGGTAATGGGATTGGAATGTGAATACGGGAACAGCAGCTCCTAAGAGAGCCAACAAAACTTGAAAAGAAAGAGGgtaagacaaaaacaaaaaaaattcatttCGTATCTACTGTGTTTAGCTGTGTTTTGGTCTTTCTGGCCTGTGTATAGTTAGTGGCCAGATCCAGTGcaaataaactgttttcattGTCTGAAAtgaaaggaatagtttgacattccTGGAAATACACATTTTCGCTCTCTTGCTGTGAGTTAAATGTAAAGATTGACACCACACTCATGTCTGCATATTAACCATGAAGCTAAAGCCAgcaggtgattagcttagcttaacataaagactaaaggcaggggaaacagctaaccttgCTAAATAAATGTGGAACTATTCCCTTAATGTTCTTTCGTACAtggtccctgacaaataaatctAACCAAataaatttgaacatttatatattgtcataagcaaaatattaaatatgataaattaTTTATAGAGCAATTATAAAACCATTTCGCAAgatattttaaaggaatataTTAAActataacatacacacacataatataatTTACTGTAGGACAGTAATACAAGCGctagaatacatttttaaagtaattgtGATaatatgctactttatattctCATATGTTACTACTTTAGTGATGCAGGAATATCTGTTATACAGTACCTATTGTAACAGTGGCTTTTACCCATTACCTCATTAATACTGGTGGCATGTGCTGTGGCAATCCAGGAATTCAGAGCTTTTCTTCCACCAAGTTGCTCTAATGCTTCTACTACAATCCTCCGGTCACTGGGTCTCCACCTTTCATAAAGGCCCCACCAAGTCAAGCATGATTTGACTTGGACTCGCAGGGGTTTGGAGGTCAGAGGTTGGGTGGCTGAACAGCTGGCGAGGGTCACATGCCAAGATTACGCTCGGCATGCCCTGCCTCTATAGATCAAACGTACAAACTGAAACCTCAGCTAGCAGGATTGAGCGTGTTATTGTAGCATGATTCCCATTAAATAAGCTCCAGCAGTCACACGCACTGCTAACCCCTCGGCATACAGCAGGGTCGTGTTGTGGTTTAGCATGAGCCTGAGCATCTTGTGTTCACTTTTAGCTTGAACTCGCTCAAACTCTGAACGCAGTGTCTCACAGGGATTGAGTAAGAGCTGAGAATGTATTATGAAAATCATTTATGTGATATGAGAAACCAGGATGAGTGACAATTTAAGAGGCAACTGTGGAGTGCGGCCATGAACCACAAATCAACACTGATGATTTATGGTTGAAGAGATAATTTATTCACTGCTGGCACTGTATCTCAATAATCTTCCAGCAACTGACAGCGATTCCGTGCTCATTACAAACAGTCATGCACATGCATTCATATTGTCACAAAATCTGCTTTTATCATCTCAAAAACATTACTAAGGTGTAACCATTACTCTCCCTgagtgacacagagagactAATGCACGCTTTTATATCAAGCAGGCTGGACTATTGTAATACCCAAAAAGTTATTAATCAGCTACAGCTGAGTGCTGCCCAGCAGGACCAGAAGGAGAGAGCACATTGCACCTGTTGTTAAGCCCTTACGCTGCtttctgtattcattttaaaattcttttacttgttttaaagCACTTTATAGTCTTCAGTCTACATGTCTCACATGCTTAAAATGTGTGAAACAGTACAGCCCCTCAGGTCCTCTGGCACCTAACTCTTTAGCGTATTGTATTTACttatttcatcatattcatgttgtaaaatattattttatctttattatattattattcattttatctcccccctttttattggtttatttgtctttgtttttatctagttttttaatcaaatttttatttcactccattttattattatagtttttaagtctattttattacattttcataatttttatttctcgtgtgcattagtctcaaattgttttatGGTTTACTGTCTACATTTGCTCTGTCTTATAATTgacttgtcagtcatctgtgaaccattatgaaaggtgctatacaattaaattttgattgattgattgtctctttacataaagacaaaacaagcccAGCAGCAATATGGCATTTAGCTTCAGGCTCAGACTGATAATATTATTACAACCTGAAAGATCACTATCAGCCCTGCAGGATCATGTCTTCACTTGCAACCCGCACTGTACCTGCAAACACCATCAGTCTCACTATGTATTTAATGTGAGCTAATTTAAAAGTTGTTAGGTGAATGCATCCATCATCATATGCATCATCACTTCTCATAAATGTCTAGAATATACAAAATTTTGAGGCAAAAACTCAAATATGCAACCTGGATTTGCATTGAATTGGCCTGGTGGGAAAGTTATTTACTACTTTTCTTCatcagtttcttcttctctttccctcAGAGTACAGCCCAGTAACCTCCTGCCAGGGACACGTGTTGCCACTTGGGAACTTTTGCTTGTCATTAGATGTGTAGGTGGCGCTCCATTGCACCACAAGTCCCCCGTCAGGACCAATAAAAGGCAGTGATGGGAGACAGAGACTCACTGACAGGTCACCCtgcctctcttctctcaggggagtgcaggaggaggaagacagcCAGGCACAGATGGATTTGACTTGTAAGTATGGCTGGTATGTGGCAACAGTATTGTTTGGCGTAACAATGCATCttgctcaatttttttttaattgaaaaaataacaacCCTAAGTTCCCTtaattgtacagtatgtttcctCATTGTAAGAAGAACACTAACTGTAACCCAAACCCTTTCAGCCTCAATTCCTGGCCCCATTTGGGACTGTTTCCCATTGAAAGGCTTAGCCACTTAGTCCTCATCCTAGAAGCCTTTTCTCTAGTAAAATAGAAACATACAGCTTGAAAAGACTTCAATAAAGTGTAAATCTaacttttgtgtgcattttCCAAGCAAGCCTGATGAGGGCAAAAACACCCACTGCAACTGATGTTAGTAAGAACATTGCAGTTGGAGCTAATCCTCCATTTATCACAAGGGGCTGCATTGAGACCATCCTAGCTACACTTTAAAGGTagactatgcaggatttgtcggttggtgtttgtaaacattTTAGGGAAATACTGCATAATATACCTTTAAAACAGACTTTTGACAtgatgattataaaaaaaagaaaggcacACTTTGGAGCAAGCCGAAAAACTAAGAAGTGGTTCAAAATGGGCCAGGAAGTTGTAGTTTTTATGAAACGCTACTCAAACATGagtaaaacatacattttttggaGACTActttcagcagcagattaatgcttTTTGagctttaataaatatttacagtagCAGGACAATGAACATGTCACATAAATATCAGGTTATTCAGTTCActgctggttttggtcttttcatgggatgtGGTgacaattagaaaaatatagaaattcaCCAGATTCATCCTTTAAGTTCCTGCAGTGGAGAAGGGCTAGTAGTGACTTATCTGACTActgatttaaatgaaatgtatatttatatccCTCCTGCATTAAAATGGAAGGTAGGCAACAGTCAAgacaaccaaaagaaaacagaagcaTGCGAATGAATGACTTTTGAAGCGTGTGTCCCTGAATGCCCGCACACCTGCCATTAGACTTGCCCAACCAGCAGAGCGAGGAGGTGATTACCATTAGTGACTATCAGAGGAGCacactgtcattttattttagagCCAGACTTCCTCGGGCCTCTCTGGAGTTCCTGATATAGGCGTAGCAGTTAATGAGGGAAATACCCAAAGTTAAACCGAGCATGGGAGCCTGAGAGCCTGAGAGCCTGagtggggagggtggggggagggaggacCGGAGAGACTGGAACGTGAGAGAAAAGGTagcaggagaaaagagagagagatgactttacagagagggaaggagagctGTGGGTTTTCCTGGAGGACGGAGAGGAGAGTCATGTCTTTGCTGTGGCTGTGTGGGTCTCTGGCATGATGATTTGGGACAGAATAGAAAAATCACATTGCCAGGGATTACTACACTGCTACGGTGTCCGCTGCTGCTtctggagctggaggaggataagtgttttttaaaataaggaGAGTGTCACacttttttctgcctttttaaacGTTTCTAAGAGGGGAATTCTTCAAGCTGTCAGTCTGTGGATGACTCTGAAGGAAGAAGTCTTCTGAGGCAAGATCAATGGATTAGAGTTTGTGTTGTGTCTGCTGTTTCTGATCAGGTGCAGAGCTTAGTCAACTGCTGAACAGGGATACTCAACAATTTGTTCACAGTGGCTAAGTTCTTCACTTGTTATGAACTTGGATACAAATATCTGCAATTACTTACTCACTGAAACTGTATATAATCTTGtcaaaaaattaattttttaaaaagcttttcacttaaacaattaaaaccAAATCAGAAGATTTTGTGCTCAAATTGTAAAAAGTGAGAATCTGgggatttgtttttaatgtcacTTTATCTTAAAAATCCTAAACCAATTTGTGTTGCACTCTTGTTGTCATTAAAGtataaggctggtgatattttctctttttttattgtcaacaattgaaaaagaccaaaaccaacaattaattcATCCTACTAAGTAGTGTCTGTGTAGCAAAAGAAGAAGCcagatatatcttattcctctgccATAGAgcttcattgttgtccaaaaaccattaaaacacatcagttagccacactgttgcactgactGACATCATCATTGTGAACACAGTGTAGGTTATTGTCAATCAGTCCCACATACTCTGTCttgctgctggaaatactcTTTAGAGCACAGAATGTGTATTACTCCGCAACTGCAAATGCACCATTTCCCCAAGTtggagtaacatttgctaaaaactacagtgtccgGCTGTTTTAGAACATTACTGAgtttacaaaaaatgaaattgtaTATTTGtgaactgtttttaaagatttatgtcatGATTAGGAACAGATAAGCTGTGGGCTAACTGCCAAAGTCATGGTAGGGAAGTCGGAAAGTATCGAGAGGCACTaatacattgttggttttggtcttttaataggatttgttgacagtaagaaaaatgtagagTAACAGCAGCCTTTTTCTTTAAGTAGTCCTCACTGTCCTCACACAACACTTTCCATTAACTAACAACCATGATCTCAGGTTTGATATAAGCCTCCACCTGGTCCTGGAATAAATCTAATCTTTTTGTGAATTTGATGCAGAGTATGTACTGTAGGAAAATTCTTGAGTTATTTTAAGATCTGTTGGTGGAAGGGGACCCAAATTAAAAGTGACAGTACAgtctaaaactacatttttcttaatAGAAAATCAAAGAGCCTTTAGATCTTGTATTTATAATATTTCATCAAAACTATATACCTATATATAGACCTATATAGAGGTCCCATGTGGAGAAAGTATGTTGGAAATAAAACTTTTGCAGAAAGTAGCAACCAGCCAAAGGTCTATAATATACTGATATGAACCTCATAACTGTTTATTAGTTCTCTGAGTTcatgattttatatttattttagaaattattGATGCTTGttactataaaaaaaatatgacgaCAGATTGTCATTTGTCCAGtgcatttacattcacattagTATCTTGATTTTGGGtcttatcctggttttgatcatattcgggatattaataatattacatGGAGCATGAGAGACCTTGATATTCAGCTCCCTGTGATTCTAacagtatccaggtttctgattaGCTGTGTCAAGTTGTGTCTTGATTCCTCAACATCTCAGCCTCTCATTTCTCAACCAACAGAGAATGTTCAGAGACCAGGATAAGGTGTTTACATGCTGCCACAGCAGCCTGATTTCTATTGGAGGATTCCAGGTAGCAATATCCAGCTTTATGATTGTGTATGATTCCCAACTGGGGTACTAAAAAAATACCCACACAGCTGtgtttaataaattaaacacaataaacactcATGATTAGAAATTGGTGTGAGACTTATCACAAAGGAACCCCCAACGGTTGACTACTAGCATGCCTCTCAGTTTCCCACCAACCTGAGTTATGTTTTGAGTGGGTGAAACAAGTATAAAAGGTTGGATAGGTTGAAACAGGTTCAACCACTCCAAACGGTAGTACTTGAGCTCATCTGATTGGGCTGCAGGGGACTAAACGATTGGGTATAGCTACAATAAAGTATCTCTgatcaacagcaacaaaacaagacaaataatgtactgtatctgtAGCATGTTGGATAAACTTTGAGATTGTCACTTTCATCTAACAAGATCCACATTTGACTCATTAAAGGCTCTGATCAGTCCTTTCTGCCTTTATCGGCGCCCATGACTTTATCTGACATTTATCTGAGCTTTTGTAACTTCTCTCCCTTTGCGGTCAGATTGAGTGACAATTTGTGATGTTGCCAAGTAATCTCATCCCTCAGAAATTTCCAATTAATTTTCCCTTAAACAATTAGAGGATTATATTTTCATTGGCAATACTGTGTTTACTTCTCCTTAGGGCTGACACTAACAGATAATatcatcatgtaaaaaaaaaaaaagagataattagaaatataaatattctgAAGTTTAGCTGTGTGCAAGTAATTACAGTAAAGGAAATGTGTTTCctataaacatttaattcctaccatgttttatttaatgtgcaGAATTTCACGCCTCTCTCAGCAAGCTTTGAATGGCACCACCAGAGCGACACATGTGGAGTCTTTGGCCAATGTCTTGACAGAAACATCTGGCCTCCCTCTTGTGCCTTCTGAGCTGACAGCAGTTGAATCAAACACACTGGCTCAGTTCAGCAGGAACAGGAGTCCCGTCAGCACTCAACATTTTGTCGTGAATATCAAGCAAAGGATCTGTGCAGAAATCTCAAGGATGAAAAGTACAGTGAACATGCAGCATGCAAGACTTTCAACAGAGATCAGAGCCTATTAGGTTGAGTAGAACGGCATAACCAGAGATGACCGAAGATCTGGATTTATGACTGAGTATGATACAGCCATTGTATCAGCTAAGGAAGGACTGACATTATGCACCAGAGGAATACTTTTCCCCAAAAAGTTCTCTCTGTGTTTGGTATGATTTAAGGATAGTTAATACACATGTAATATTATGCAAGAAGCTGCCCATAAATGACACTCTTCATAtccaaaaaactgttttatttgttttttttttactagaaGTGATAGTGTGGAGGTGTGTTGACACTGGTGGAGTTAAACTGTGCTGAGTATATTTAGAATCAGGTGTGTTCACTGCCCTCTAGTGTTTACAATGATGAAGTACAGCAGtatattaacattaacatctgtAATGCTAATAGTTGTAGTTTCAATaagtcagaaaaatgtgaaaactttcAAAATAGACATAAGCCACTAAAATAAAGCACTcagaaacattaacaaacaaaaactgcttgatttgttttaaatgcacaaataaataaataaataaatgtgaatgaatgtgcTTCCATACAAGTGGTTTTGAATTGTTTGGTTAAAATGGTTTTAATGATGCTGTCCCTGTAGCTGCACAAGAACATGggagcagaaagaaaaatgtcagttcAGTAGAGGAGACACATTTTAGGAGAAACAtccaaaatattacaacaaaaaTTGCTGTACTGCTTCATGTCCTCTGGAGGGCAAACTGTCTTCATACAGTGCAAGTAGTCCCCCGTAAATAACTCGAAGAAGAATGAGGAAACGCACCGACTACAAAAAACTCTAATATAAATCAGACCGTGACGTTTCTAACAAACATGTTCAGCCTGGACACTTTTGAGAGTCAGATATCTGCGGTGATGGAGACTCTGGTGGCCTCCGCGGTGTCGGAGCTCCGCAGACTTCTGGACGAGTACTCGGCCAACGTTGTGTCCGCTCAGAGCTGCTCGGCGCCGGCTGTGAAGACCGAGGAGAGCGAAGTGACTGCGACTCTGCCGGAGGAGAGACAGCAGTTTAACGGAACTGTTACGGTAACACACACGTGTACTGTTTTAGTGAGAACGTGCATGTGACGTCAGAGTTCTATTATGGGCTGTGGTTATGAATCATGGATCCGGGTTATTGATATGTCAgccaaagtttgaaaaaaactgCGTTTTCCTTCTtcatctttgtgtttattggcgTATTGCAATACCAACTTATAGGTGCATACCGCCACCTAGCGTACGTATGTAGTACTcctacttaaaaaaacaaaaacaaaacaacaacaaacactatATTCTCTTAAACATTCCGGTGTTTACTAAGAATTCTACTACCCCTCTCTGAATTTCTCTCACCTCATCACCACCAGTTCCTAGTACTCCCTCCAAATCCCACCCCTGTTTGGCCTCTCTCACCCCTTGTTGTAACCTAACTCTTCATTATATTTGACACAGTGCATTAATATGTGCTCAGCATTTTCAGTTATATTACAATGTGCACATGCTTGTGAATTTACTTTTCCTAACAGAAATAGTGTCTTATTTAAATCTGGATAGCACTGCCTCCTCTCTTCTCGTTCTTCCTTTAACACTGTgctcaaactgtttttttgtatcttgtattttttgtattgtaaatTATATATTCACACATCCAAATTCTTAAGCAAAAAGCCAAACTCTTCAAAGCTGACTGTCCATATCAAACGATACATTTCTTCTTTATctaaatgtacaaacaaaaaaaattgttaaaacaTATAACCACTGTAAGCcttacaaaacatttatttaactatttctttttttttttattataaccTTTAGTccctctgctgtgtttgtgattGTAGACTCAAGTTGTATACACAAGGTGCTGTTAACTTGTTGTATACTTGTTTCAattaagctgtttttaaaaaatccaaaagtGAATTTATCCTTCTGTTTCATTCTTTCtgttccatccatccattcatctatttttatttgcaaaattTTTATTCTGGTTGAAGTATTCATGTtacaaaattaattttttaCAATTCTGACAGTGTTAAATATGATCAGTGAAATTTGTTTTTGGCACAAGTAACAGCAACTATTGGTTCACAACAGTGTCATAACCAATCAATAATATAGCCCTAACATAACCTGTGCTAACATTACTGCAACTAACAATATATCATCAATAAATCTGTAGataatttgttctttttgtacagccaacagtccaaaacccaaaaatactCAATCAACgatgatataaaactgagaaaagcagcatttgagaagcttgaaagCATTTCTGTGTAATAAATTCCTTAATCGTTCATCAGAATTGTTGTGGATTTATATTCTGTTGCTCAGTTAATCAGTTAATGACTCAGTTGCCTAATTGTTAAAGCACTAATCATAATCAACCTCTCTTGGCTGCTCTTCATTTGCTCTTCCTCATGTCTTTCCAGAGCCACTTTGCAGCCCTCATGGACACATGGACCAAATGTGCGGTTGAAAAAATATCAATGATTGTGAAAGTGTCCATATGTGAAGCTGAAGGTAGTCGTGCTGCAGAGCAGAGGTCACGGCTGgatgacaaaaagaaacagaggagtGTGAAACAGAATGCAGGGCACAAAAATCGTAAGTCAGCGAATTACTCCAGTGGCAGTGACACTTCATTGAGACTATTGACaactttttttgtatatttaacaGTGTTGCATATTCTTGTGGTTGTAATTACAGAAGTGGCTGTGAGAAGCTCTCGTCGGAAGATAAAGAAAATAGGAAAAGTGTGGGATGACCATATATATAGCCAAGGTACGTTGCCcactcagtttcagttttagtcagacGTTGCATAAAATGATTTTGAATACAAGGATGTATCGTATGTCATGATTTATCCTTTCATCTTGCTTCATGATGAGAACTACACAGCATAGCAGTTTTATAAAAGCGTCAAATGGCAGCCAAAAGCAAGATAATTAGTCATTAGCTTTGTTTGTACAGCCTGAGTGTGTTTGCAGGAGTTTCTGGGCATTGTTGTGATATTAGAAGTTGAGAAAAATGACTGGTCTCCTCTATCAAATGAAACACATACAACATGATCACAGAGAAAGCAgtcattaaaacatgttttgaatcCCTCATTAGGCTGTTATATCTTAATGTGAGCTTCACTGATGttgatgtcatgtttttgtgttttcagtagAGCAACAGACTGAAGAAGcaacagaagcagcagctgaCTCAGAGTCAGTGACTGAACCTGGTAACTACTGCTTCTTGATTTTACAAACCATCAGAGCAGACACGCAGATacgtcctctgtgtgtgtgtgtctgtgtgtgtgtgtgtgtgagagagagcgagagagaaaacaagttcatatttttaattaacCAGGGACAAACTATTCATCTACAACATTCACACTGAACACAATAAAATAGGAGCTGAGAGGCGTTAAAAGGAAGCAGCCAGactatttaaaaatgattctaAGTCTAGGGTGTGTGGTGCAAAGATGCTGTTAGAAAAAGGAGGAAGTATCTTACAGAGGTTTTCAGGATCAAGTCTACAAAGTAGCAGGTGTTGCAATTTTCTGAAACTGGTAAAATTTCagactgaatattttttcaagCATTTACAGGGTTATCAATGTGAATACAAAGTACATACAGCCATTCAAAAATATGGACGTTTTCTAATTCAAttccatttattttctgaaGAGTAATGTTATCAATCTTAATTAGTAGACTGAAattgttttgcctttttgtttttttaaatcattgttgTGCTCCACACTCACCACTTTGACCACTTTGCAGTGTGTCAGAAACATTAATTTCAGTCTGTTAAAAGGTTCCTTGCTCTTCTAAagtgataaaacatttttcccCGTCTTACATACTGCTTGGTCTTCTTGAGCAAATTGATTTCTTCttgttattaaaatgtgttatgtCCCCGGTCTAGGGGAAACCttgacataacataacacatAACACTCCTCCCACTACCAAGAATGGCCAGCTGCACAGCAACTAATGTTTAAACAGTAGCAGGCTATTTCTGAACAAAACTTCAGAGATGGGAAATGCCCAAAACAACAAGTTCACTAAGCCCAAACCCTAAACTTCCCTAACAAAAAAACCAGAACTGAAACAAGAGCAAGACAGAGAAAGATCTGTTCTGTaccaaaacaaatgacaaatgaccGAGGTTCATGACAGATATCTGTTAAATGTGTTGAAGTTTAACTTGTTGTGTGGCTTTGTCTTGTGTTAGCTGTGTGCTTCCTACTTTGTTTCGAGTCCTCTTATAAAGCTTTTTCTTGTTGCAGCTGATGTAGCCACACATGAGGAGAGTAACTCCCTGTCTGAACCTGACATACGAGACTCTCAGGCCACGACAACAGAGCAGGCCTCCGATGCCAGCCAGGAGGATGTCATCCAAGAGGATACAGACTCCACTCCAACTACCACATCAAAGATCAAACATAAGGAGACTACAGGGCCAATCAAATGTCCCTCTTGTGACAAAACATTTGCTCTGAAGTGTTTGATGGAAAGGCACTCCCTGACTCACACCAAACCTCACCTCTGCTCTGAGTGCGGCAAACGTTTCGCTGGACTCCGGGGGCTCATCGCACATTCAAGGCgtcacacaggagagaagctTTACAAATGCTCAGAGTGCGGTACAGAGTTTGCTTACAAGTCCACCTTCAACAGACACATGCGCCAGCACAGCCTGAAGAGACCTAGCACCCATACATGCACGCTATGCGAGAATCAGTTCGCCGGGGTGTTGGCGCTCCAGAGGCACAGATGTTTCGCCCTGGAAAAGACGTTTGTCTGCTCGCTCTGCCCGGAGACCTTCAACTGCAGACAGAGTTTGGCTGATCATGAGAATCTGCATTCAGGAGACAGAGATTTTGTCTGCGAAATGTGCGGCGAGAGTTTCCTCTCGTCCTCGTCCTTGACCACCCACCGGGTGACCCACATGCAGAAGGAAAACTGCTGCGATGTGCTCGGCCTCGGATGCAGCGACATGAGCGTCCTCAAAAAACACCTGAGCAAACACACCGGAGAAAAACTTTTCACCTGCGAGGTTTGCGGTAAAGGTTGCAGTCACCGGAGCGCCCTGAAGCACCACATGCTGACCCACACGGGGGAAAGGCCGTACGTCTGCGAGACCTGCGGCAAACGCTGCGGCCACGCGAGCGCACTCCAGAACCACATGAGGATCCACACCGGGAAGAAACCGGGGGAGCAGCCGGTCTGCGACATATGCGGCAAAAAATTCCGCTGCACGGTCAATCTCAAATACCACATGTACATCCACACAGGGGAGAAGCCTTACGCCTGCGACCAGTGCAGTAAAAAGTTCAGCAACCCCAGCAATCTCAAGGTGCATGTGTTGATTCACTCAGGGGAGAAGATGTACGGCTGCAACATCTGCGGCAAAAGGTTCTCTCACTCCAGCAGCCTCAAGCTACACAGAGGCATTCACACAGGCGAAAAGCCGTATAGCTGCGTGGTCTGCAGGAAAGGCTTCCTAAACAGCGGCGAGTTCAAGAAGCATCAAAGGGGTCACCAGCCACAGGAGGCAGGGGATGGACAGTCTGAAAAAACTGCAGTGAAAATCTAAAACGTTTCAGTCACTTCCTGTACTGAGCACTGATAGAGATTGTTGtgtatacatttacatacactgGAGATCGGCTTGGCAGTGTGAGGATAAATACTGTGAGACAATAGAAATTTGCCAA
Protein-coding sequences here:
- the LOC137170923 gene encoding oocyte zinc finger protein XlCOF6-like isoform X1, with protein sequence MFSLDTFESQISAVMETLVASAVSELRRLLDEYSANVVSAQSCSAPAVKTEESEVTATLPEERQQFNGTVTSHFAALMDTWTKCAVEKISMIVKVSICEAEGSRAAEQRSRLDDKKKQRSVKQNAGHKNQVAVRSSRRKIKKIGKVWDDHIYSQVEQQTEEATEAAADSESVTEPADVATHEESNSLSEPDIRDSQATTTEQASDASQEDVIQEDTDSTPTTTSKIKHKETTGPIKCPSCDKTFALKCLMERHSLTHTKPHLCSECGKRFAGLRGLIAHSRRHTGEKLYKCSECGTEFAYKSTFNRHMRQHSLKRPSTHTCTLCENQFAGVLALQRHRCFALEKTFVCSLCPETFNCRQSLADHENLHSGDRDFVCEMCGESFLSSSSLTTHRVTHMQKENCCDVLGLGCSDMSVLKKHLSKHTGEKLFTCEVCGKGCSHRSALKHHMLTHTGERPYVCETCGKRCGHASALQNHMRIHTGKKPGEQPVCDICGKKFRCTVNLKYHMYIHTGEKPYACDQCSKKFSNPSNLKVHVLIHSGEKMYGCNICGKRFSHSSSLKLHRGIHTGEKPYSCVVCRKGFLNSGEFKKHQRGHQPQEAGDGQSEKTAVKI
- the LOC137170923 gene encoding oocyte zinc finger protein XlCOF6-like isoform X2, with product MFSLDTFESQISAVMETLVASAVSELRRLLDEYSANVVSAQSCSAPAVKTEESEVTATLPEERQQFNGTVTSHFAALMDTWTKCAVEKISMIVKVSICEAEGSRAAEQRSRLDDKKKQRSVKQNAGHKNQVAVRSSRRKIKKIGKVWDDHIYSQEQQTEEATEAAADSESVTEPADVATHEESNSLSEPDIRDSQATTTEQASDASQEDVIQEDTDSTPTTTSKIKHKETTGPIKCPSCDKTFALKCLMERHSLTHTKPHLCSECGKRFAGLRGLIAHSRRHTGEKLYKCSECGTEFAYKSTFNRHMRQHSLKRPSTHTCTLCENQFAGVLALQRHRCFALEKTFVCSLCPETFNCRQSLADHENLHSGDRDFVCEMCGESFLSSSSLTTHRVTHMQKENCCDVLGLGCSDMSVLKKHLSKHTGEKLFTCEVCGKGCSHRSALKHHMLTHTGERPYVCETCGKRCGHASALQNHMRIHTGKKPGEQPVCDICGKKFRCTVNLKYHMYIHTGEKPYACDQCSKKFSNPSNLKVHVLIHSGEKMYGCNICGKRFSHSSSLKLHRGIHTGEKPYSCVVCRKGFLNSGEFKKHQRGHQPQEAGDGQSEKTAVKI